In a genomic window of Tissierella sp. Yu-01:
- a CDS encoding ABC-2 transporter permease yields MVNTIKKDLRLIFDRRWILVLFLLISIFLIKTSDDSSGIYNWIIFSVYATTLGFFNPNDKEDILIRSLPVSSHDVVLGKYGLMLIIFLLCYLVINMTAEILSGLNIIKDTSYLSLDSFKFTLLMTIVINSIGIPIMLYFGKNSGIGLFFNGILYYVFVGVMNSSLRGNMSGKFIDTINSPLISIIILSLTIVSIFISFIAYKNWQM; encoded by the coding sequence ATGGTAAATACAATTAAAAAAGATTTAAGGTTAATATTTGATAGAAGATGGATACTTGTATTATTTTTATTGATTTCAATTTTTCTTATAAAGACATCTGATGATAGTTCTGGAATTTATAACTGGATAATATTTTCCGTTTATGCCACTACACTAGGTTTTTTTAACCCAAATGATAAAGAAGATATACTAATTCGCTCATTACCTGTAAGCAGTCACGATGTAGTATTGGGTAAGTATGGATTAATGCTTATAATATTTCTTTTATGTTATCTGGTAATTAATATGACTGCTGAGATACTTTCAGGGCTAAATATTATAAAGGATACATCCTATTTAAGTCTTGATTCCTTTAAGTTCACATTGTTAATGACAATAGTAATAAATAGTATTGGGATTCCAATAATGCTTTACTTTGGTAAGAATTCGGGGATTGGGTTATTTTTTAATGGAATATTATACTATGTTTTTGTTGGTGTTATGAACAGTAGTTTAAGAGGGAATATGTCTGGTAAATTTATTGATACAATAAACAGTCCGCTAATTAGTATAATTATTCTATCCTTGACGATAGTTTCTATATTTATTTCCTTCATCGCTTATAAGAATTGGCAAATGTAG
- a CDS encoding ABC transporter ATP-binding protein: MLEVRDLSKEFFMGFKLDNISLNLKPGYIMGLIGPTGSGKSTLIKLIMNLIKKDSGEIRIFGEDHIEYEKEIKDRIGFVYDESVFYENLTIDTMKNIIAPFYSKWDDDQFYHYLERLELKGNYVIKKMSKGMKMKFSVAMALSHNAELIIMDEPTSGLDPVIRREFLDILYEIIQDQNKSIIFSSHITTDLEKVADYITYIKDGRLVFSGSKDEIMNKYAIVKGDVKELNDNLREAFLGLRETNVGFEGLTEKVEEIREEFTEPLIERPSLEDIMYYTRGRENGKYN; the protein is encoded by the coding sequence ATGCTTGAGGTAAGAGATTTATCAAAAGAATTTTTTATGGGATTTAAGTTGGATAATATTTCTCTCAACTTAAAACCTGGATATATTATGGGACTTATTGGACCAACTGGTTCAGGGAAAAGTACACTGATAAAATTAATTATGAATTTAATTAAGAAGGACTCAGGAGAGATTAGAATATTTGGTGAAGATCACATTGAATATGAAAAGGAAATTAAGGATCGTATAGGCTTTGTCTATGATGAATCAGTATTTTATGAAAATTTAACTATAGATACTATGAAAAATATAATAGCTCCATTCTATTCTAAATGGGATGATGACCAATTTTATCATTATCTTGAAAGACTTGAACTCAAAGGTAATTATGTAATAAAGAAGATGTCAAAAGGGATGAAGATGAAGTTTTCGGTTGCCATGGCCTTGAGTCACAATGCTGAACTAATAATTATGGATGAACCAACATCAGGCCTAGACCCAGTTATAAGACGAGAATTTTTGGATATTCTATATGAGATAATTCAGGACCAAAATAAGTCTATTATCTTCTCATCCCATATTACAACTGATCTTGAAAAAGTGGCAGACTATATTACCTATATTAAGGATGGAAGGCTTGTTTTCTCAGGCTCCAAAGATGAGATAATGAATAAATATGCAATAGTAAAAGGAGATGTTAAGGAGCTTAATGACAATCTAAGAGAGGCTTTCCTTGGTCTAAGAGAAACAAATGTTGGATTTGAAGGACTAACTGAGAAAGTTGAAGAGATAAGAGAAGAGTTCACTGAGCCTTTAATTGAAAGACCTAGTCTTGAGGATATTATGTACTATACTAGGGGGCGGGAGAATGGTAAATACAATTAA
- a CDS encoding GntR family transcriptional regulator, whose amino-acid sequence MRVLISSASNEPIYNQISNQIKAQIIKGDLEEGELLPSIRGLAKDLQISVITTKRAYDELEKEGFIHTIPGKGSYVAIQNRELFKEKKLKIIEEKLIGIVDESKLMGFTYEDINQMLKILFEEE is encoded by the coding sequence ATGAGAGTCCTAATTTCAAGTGCTTCAAACGAACCAATTTACAATCAAATATCAAACCAAATTAAGGCTCAGATTATTAAAGGTGACCTTGAGGAAGGGGAATTACTGCCGTCAATTCGTGGCCTTGCTAAGGACTTACAAATATCTGTCATAACTACTAAAAGAGCATATGATGAATTGGAAAAGGAAGGTTTTATTCATACAATTCCCGGAAAGGGTTCATATGTAGCTATACAAAACAGAGAGCTATTTAAGGAAAAAAAACTAAAAATTATTGAGGAAAAGTTAATTGGAATAGTAGATGAAAGTAAGTTAATGGGCTTTACTTATGAAGATATTAATCAAATGCTCAAAATCTTATTCGAGGAGGAGTAA
- a CDS encoding DUF2207 domain-containing protein yields MKKFIFLSIVLILSFMPGNVFAEESLIISRWIVASELMENGDLQISEDLTFEFNDEFNGVYRDIIFSGTDDIENLQLFEVVNGTEVPYSLDLNAKKGDSKVYSYVENKDGINVMIYSPSEDESKTFRFKYTIKNVAIIHNDIGEFYYKYLGDGNETQIDYFSANLVLPQFNKENIKIFAHGPLNGTINFTNNELIKLEVNDVPTNTFIEARVFYPKEYTPLSTRTGNKTYNDLMDEELEYVRAIEEKAARREVNKSIFNNVSIVTLVIGAAVSYLFFYKNRRDPSIFDDMNSLYPEEISPAELGLFMNSVIDARGLMATLFDLARREYIAINELKTAAKKSSKDSDFEFIKLESPDSDLLVHERYLLSWLFNTIGNGTRLTTKEIDNYRNKQMLRYNKEYGEWSNLVKEQLKLRDYNDQGNKTLGIIFTLLSIPALIIGIISLIYGGLYGIGALIVSGLLFVLGLMLVYRKSDKGYIQYGLWKDFKKEFDNYENLNINIPKDKTLIYAVALGISMKKLDERRRYYGNEYYPLYWGYWYFHHSNRKGGSAFEDSLNTSFYGYTGTSSPNSTNFGGGGGFSGGGGGGAGGGGAGGF; encoded by the coding sequence TTGAAGAAGTTTATTTTTTTATCCATTGTTTTAATTCTTTCTTTTATGCCAGGCAATGTATTTGCAGAAGAAAGTCTCATCATTTCAAGATGGATAGTAGCATCAGAGCTAATGGAAAATGGAGATTTACAGATTTCCGAAGATCTTACATTTGAATTTAATGATGAATTTAATGGGGTATATAGAGATATTATTTTTAGTGGTACAGATGATATTGAAAATTTACAATTATTTGAGGTTGTTAATGGTACAGAAGTTCCTTATTCATTAGATTTAAATGCTAAAAAAGGCGATTCAAAGGTATATAGTTATGTAGAAAATAAAGATGGAATAAATGTAATGATTTACTCACCTTCAGAGGACGAGTCAAAGACATTTAGATTTAAATATACAATTAAAAATGTGGCTATAATCCATAATGATATAGGAGAGTTCTACTATAAATATCTTGGGGATGGTAATGAAACTCAGATAGATTACTTCTCTGCAAATTTGGTTTTGCCACAGTTCAATAAAGAGAATATAAAAATATTTGCTCATGGACCTTTAAATGGCACAATTAATTTTACTAATAACGAATTAATTAAATTAGAAGTTAATGATGTCCCAACTAATACATTTATTGAGGCTAGGGTTTTTTATCCTAAGGAATATACACCCCTTAGCACTAGAACGGGAAATAAAACTTATAATGATTTGATGGATGAAGAATTAGAATATGTTAGGGCGATTGAAGAAAAAGCTGCAAGAAGAGAAGTTAATAAATCTATTTTTAATAATGTTTCAATCGTTACTTTAGTCATCGGCGCTGCAGTATCTTATCTTTTCTTCTATAAAAATAGAAGAGATCCAAGCATTTTTGATGACATGAATAGCTTATATCCAGAGGAAATTTCACCTGCTGAGTTAGGCTTATTTATGAATTCTGTAATTGATGCAAGAGGATTAATGGCTACACTTTTTGACTTAGCTAGAAGAGAATATATTGCTATTAATGAATTAAAAACTGCCGCAAAAAAGTCTTCAAAGGATTCGGATTTTGAATTCATTAAGTTAGAATCTCCTGACAGTGATTTATTAGTGCATGAGCGTTATCTATTGAGTTGGCTTTTCAATACTATTGGTAATGGAACTAGATTAACAACAAAGGAAATAGATAATTACAGAAATAAACAGATGCTTAGATACAACAAGGAATATGGAGAATGGAGTAATTTAGTTAAAGAACAACTAAAATTAAGGGATTATAATGATCAAGGCAATAAAACCTTGGGGATAATTTTTACACTTCTTAGCATTCCAGCATTAATAATAGGAATCATAAGCTTAATCTACGGTGGATTGTATGGTATAGGAGCACTAATAGTTAGTGGTTTACTATTTGTATTGGGATTAATGCTAGTGTATCGGAAATCAGATAAGGGTTATATTCAATATGGCTTATGGAAAGATTTTAAAAAAGAATTTGATAACTATGAGAACTTAAACATTAATATTCCAAAGGATAAAACTCTAATTTATGCAGTAGCTCTAGGTATTAGCATGAAAAAATTAGATGAGCGTAGAAGATATTATGGTAATGAATATTATCCACTGTATTGGGGATATTGGTATTTCCATCATTCCAACAGAAAAGGCGGGTCAGCCTTTGAAGATAGTTTAAATACTAGCTTTTATGGCTATACAGGAACCTCCTCACCAAATTCCACAAACTTCGGTGGTGGTGGAGGATTCTCAGGTGGTGGCGGCGGTGGCGCCGGTGGTGGAGGAGCTGGAGGATTTTAA